A portion of the Apus apus isolate bApuApu2 chromosome 3, bApuApu2.pri.cur, whole genome shotgun sequence genome contains these proteins:
- the POLH gene encoding DNA polymerase eta isoform X3 yields MWAAEARALCPELALARVPQARGKADLTRYREASTEVMQVLSRFAAIERASIDEAYLDLTGSVRERLRALRGSPLEAALLPTTFVQGLPGQPEPGPPSGGKEELRQRGVQEWLASLSFDNPDCPDLQLTMGAVIVEEIRVAVETATGFRCSAGISHNKTLAKLACGLNKPNRQTLVSSRFVPQLFSQLPVSSIRNLGGKLGTAIMDILGVEYIGQLTQFSETELQTHFGDKTGSWLYDLCRGIEEEPVKNRYLPQSIGCSKNFPGRTALATQKEVQHWLLQLALELESRLSKDRSQNHRVARQLMVVIHMQGDTRVSRFCALTRYDAQKMCSDAFALIQSCNMAGAHQAAWSPPLVSVLLSASKFSEPATLSAGIATFLTSNTQPDGTATNSQNTTSSRRPRVKFFRSPSKELRQKPANAIDSFFQKASERQQSQTAEAASLPAATSAESPGPSSPEHQESDGVGLASLQCDLESPVKQSPRDRSPDSPYKSLLREKCLSDPTETPLTPPSSRTLMKLDPAMEGNEQNLPPSPELAPLLPTSPGNHQPCEKCGQLVLVWEFPEHMDYHFALELQSSFLEPSAPTAPAAKAAASRSPALAKNKPKTPVGSSAKRPREGVTRTLDFFFKRLPP; encoded by the exons ATGTGGGCGGCGGAGGCGCGGGCGCTGTGCCCGGAGCTGGCGCTGGCGCGGGTGCCCCAGGCGCGGGGCAAGGCCGACCTCACCCg GTACCGGGAGGCCAGCACGGAGGTGATGCAGGTGCTGTCGCGCTTCGCCGCCATCGAGCGGGCCAGCATCGACGAGGCGTACCTGGACCTGACGGGCAGCGTGCGGGAGCGGCTGCGGGCCCTGCGGGGGAGTCCCCTGGAGGCcgccctgctgcccaccaccTTCGTGCAGGGGCTGCCCGGCCAGCCCGAGCCCGGCCCCCCGTCCGGCGGGAAGG AGGAGCTGCGGCAACGTGGCGTTCAGGAGTGGCTGGCCTCTCTGTCTTTTGATAATCCTGACTGTCCTGACCTGCAGCTGACCATGGGTGCAGTCATTGTGGAAGAAATAAGGGTGGCTGTTGAGACAGCCACCGGGTTCAGGTGTTCAGCTGGGATTTCACACAACAAG acACTGGCAAAACTGGCCTGTGGGTTAAACAAGCCCAACCGGCAGACACTGGTATCTTCGCGATTTGTTCCGCAGCTCTTCAGCCAACTGCCTGTTAGCAGCAT TCGTAACCTGGGAGGCAAGCTTGGCACTGCCATCATGGACATCCTGGGAGTGGAGTACATTGGGCAGCTGACACAGTTCAGTGAGACAGAGCTCCAGACTCACTTTGGCGACAAAACCGG GTCCTGGCTTTATGACTTGTGCAGAGGAATTGAAGAGGAACCTGTCAAAAACCGGTACCTGCCCCAGTCCATTGGCTGCAGCAAGAACTTCCCTGGGAGGACAGCCCTAGCCACGCAGAAGGAG GTGCAACActggctcctgcagctggcCTTGGAGCTGGAATCCAGACTGAGCAAGGACAGGAGCCAG aACCACCGAGTGGCCAGGCAGCTGATGGTGGTCATCCACATGCAGGGAGACACCCGGGTGTCGCGCTTTTGCGCTCTGACCCGCTATGACGCTCAGAAGATGTGCAGTGATGCCTTCGCCCTCATCCAGAGCTGCAACATGGCTGGGGCACACCAGGCGGCCTG GTCTCCACCACTCGTATCAGTGCTTCTCTCAGCAAGCAAGTTCTCGGAGCCTGCCACCCTCTCTGCAGGCATTGCCACCTTCCTGACGAGCAATACCCAGCCTGATGGAACTGCCACCAACAGCCAAAACACCACATCTTCTAGGAGGCCCAGGGTCAAATTCTTCAGGAGCCCAAGCAAAGAACTTAGGCAGAAGCCAGCTAATGCTATTGATTCGTTCTTCCAAAAGGCATCAGAAAGGCAGCAGTCACagacagcagaagcagccagcctgcctgctgccacctctgcagAGTCACCTGgtcccagctccccagagcaCCAAGAGAGTGATGGCGTTGGACTTGCCTCTCTGCAGTGTGACCTGGAGTCTCCCGTGAAGCAGAGTCCCAGAGATAGGAGTCCTGATTCTCCTTACAAGAGCCTTCTCCGTGAGAAGTGTCTCTCTGATCCTACAGAAACACCCTTGACCCCACCTAGCTCTAGGACCCTTATGAAATTAGATCCAGCTATGGAGGGGAATGAGCAGAATTTGCCACCTTCTCCTGAGCTCGCCCCACTCCTGCCCACCTCACCAGGGAACCATCAGCCCTGCGAGAAGTGCGGCCAGCTCGTACTGGTGTGGGAGTTCCCAGAGCACATGGACTACCACTTTGCTCTGGAGCTGCAAAGCTCTTTCCTGGAGCCCAGTGCTCctacagctccagcagcaaaggctgcagcttcCAGGTCTCCTGCCTTGGCAAAGAACAAGCCCAAGACTCCAGTGGGATCTAGTGCAAAACGACCCAGAGAGGGTGTGACAAGAACTTTAGATTTTTTCTTCAAGCGCTTACCTCCTTAG
- the POLH gene encoding DNA polymerase eta isoform X2 — protein sequence MSRGRERVVALVDMDCFFMQVEQRLDPQLRGRPCAVVQYTRWQGGGVIAVSYEARAFGVSRGMWAAEARALCPELALARVPQARGKADLTRYREASTEVMQVLSRFAAIERASIDEAYLDLTGSVRERLRALRGSPLEAALLPTTFVQGLPGQPEPGPPSGGKEELRQRGVQEWLASLSFDNPDCPDLQLTMGAVIVEEIRVAVETATGFRCSAGISHNKTLAKLACGLNKPNRQTLVSSRFVPQLFSQLPVSSMSWLYDLCRGIEEEPVKNRYLPQSIGCSKNFPGRTALATQKEVQHWLLQLALELESRLSKDRSQNHRVARQLMVVIHMQGDTRVSRFCALTRYDAQKMCSDAFALIQSCNMAGAHQAAWSPPLVSVLLSASKFSEPATLSAGIATFLTSNTQPDGTATNSQNTTSSRRPRVKFFRSPSKELRQKPANAIDSFFQKASERQQSQTAEAASLPAATSAESPGPSSPEHQESDGVGLASLQCDLESPVKQSPRDRSPDSPYKSLLREKCLSDPTETPLTPPSSRTLMKLDPAMEGNEQNLPPSPELAPLLPTSPGNHQPCEKCGQLVLVWEFPEHMDYHFALELQSSFLEPSAPTAPAAKAAASRSPALAKNKPKTPVGSSAKRPREGVTRTLDFFFKRLPP from the exons atGTCGCGGGGCCGGGAGCGCGTGGTGGCCCTGGTGGACATGGACTGCTTCTTCATGCAGGTGGAGCAGCGCCTCGACCCGCAGCTGCGCGGCCGGCCCTGCGCCGTGGTGCAGTACACCCGGTGGCAGGGCGGAGG GGTGATCGCGGTGAGCTACGAGGCGCGCGCCTTCGGCGTGTCCCGCGGGATGTGGGCGGCGGAGGCGCGGGCGCTGTGCCCGGAGCTGGCGCTGGCGCGGGTGCCCCAGGCGCGGGGCAAGGCCGACCTCACCCg GTACCGGGAGGCCAGCACGGAGGTGATGCAGGTGCTGTCGCGCTTCGCCGCCATCGAGCGGGCCAGCATCGACGAGGCGTACCTGGACCTGACGGGCAGCGTGCGGGAGCGGCTGCGGGCCCTGCGGGGGAGTCCCCTGGAGGCcgccctgctgcccaccaccTTCGTGCAGGGGCTGCCCGGCCAGCCCGAGCCCGGCCCCCCGTCCGGCGGGAAGG AGGAGCTGCGGCAACGTGGCGTTCAGGAGTGGCTGGCCTCTCTGTCTTTTGATAATCCTGACTGTCCTGACCTGCAGCTGACCATGGGTGCAGTCATTGTGGAAGAAATAAGGGTGGCTGTTGAGACAGCCACCGGGTTCAGGTGTTCAGCTGGGATTTCACACAACAAG acACTGGCAAAACTGGCCTGTGGGTTAAACAAGCCCAACCGGCAGACACTGGTATCTTCGCGATTTGTTCCGCAGCTCTTCAGCCAACTGCCTGTTAGCAGCAT GTCCTGGCTTTATGACTTGTGCAGAGGAATTGAAGAGGAACCTGTCAAAAACCGGTACCTGCCCCAGTCCATTGGCTGCAGCAAGAACTTCCCTGGGAGGACAGCCCTAGCCACGCAGAAGGAG GTGCAACActggctcctgcagctggcCTTGGAGCTGGAATCCAGACTGAGCAAGGACAGGAGCCAG aACCACCGAGTGGCCAGGCAGCTGATGGTGGTCATCCACATGCAGGGAGACACCCGGGTGTCGCGCTTTTGCGCTCTGACCCGCTATGACGCTCAGAAGATGTGCAGTGATGCCTTCGCCCTCATCCAGAGCTGCAACATGGCTGGGGCACACCAGGCGGCCTG GTCTCCACCACTCGTATCAGTGCTTCTCTCAGCAAGCAAGTTCTCGGAGCCTGCCACCCTCTCTGCAGGCATTGCCACCTTCCTGACGAGCAATACCCAGCCTGATGGAACTGCCACCAACAGCCAAAACACCACATCTTCTAGGAGGCCCAGGGTCAAATTCTTCAGGAGCCCAAGCAAAGAACTTAGGCAGAAGCCAGCTAATGCTATTGATTCGTTCTTCCAAAAGGCATCAGAAAGGCAGCAGTCACagacagcagaagcagccagcctgcctgctgccacctctgcagAGTCACCTGgtcccagctccccagagcaCCAAGAGAGTGATGGCGTTGGACTTGCCTCTCTGCAGTGTGACCTGGAGTCTCCCGTGAAGCAGAGTCCCAGAGATAGGAGTCCTGATTCTCCTTACAAGAGCCTTCTCCGTGAGAAGTGTCTCTCTGATCCTACAGAAACACCCTTGACCCCACCTAGCTCTAGGACCCTTATGAAATTAGATCCAGCTATGGAGGGGAATGAGCAGAATTTGCCACCTTCTCCTGAGCTCGCCCCACTCCTGCCCACCTCACCAGGGAACCATCAGCCCTGCGAGAAGTGCGGCCAGCTCGTACTGGTGTGGGAGTTCCCAGAGCACATGGACTACCACTTTGCTCTGGAGCTGCAAAGCTCTTTCCTGGAGCCCAGTGCTCctacagctccagcagcaaaggctgcagcttcCAGGTCTCCTGCCTTGGCAAAGAACAAGCCCAAGACTCCAGTGGGATCTAGTGCAAAACGACCCAGAGAGGGTGTGACAAGAACTTTAGATTTTTTCTTCAAGCGCTTACCTCCTTAG
- the POLH gene encoding DNA polymerase eta isoform X1 translates to MSRGRERVVALVDMDCFFMQVEQRLDPQLRGRPCAVVQYTRWQGGGVIAVSYEARAFGVSRGMWAAEARALCPELALARVPQARGKADLTRYREASTEVMQVLSRFAAIERASIDEAYLDLTGSVRERLRALRGSPLEAALLPTTFVQGLPGQPEPGPPSGGKEELRQRGVQEWLASLSFDNPDCPDLQLTMGAVIVEEIRVAVETATGFRCSAGISHNKTLAKLACGLNKPNRQTLVSSRFVPQLFSQLPVSSIRNLGGKLGTAIMDILGVEYIGQLTQFSETELQTHFGDKTGSWLYDLCRGIEEEPVKNRYLPQSIGCSKNFPGRTALATQKEVQHWLLQLALELESRLSKDRSQNHRVARQLMVVIHMQGDTRVSRFCALTRYDAQKMCSDAFALIQSCNMAGAHQAAWSPPLVSVLLSASKFSEPATLSAGIATFLTSNTQPDGTATNSQNTTSSRRPRVKFFRSPSKELRQKPANAIDSFFQKASERQQSQTAEAASLPAATSAESPGPSSPEHQESDGVGLASLQCDLESPVKQSPRDRSPDSPYKSLLREKCLSDPTETPLTPPSSRTLMKLDPAMEGNEQNLPPSPELAPLLPTSPGNHQPCEKCGQLVLVWEFPEHMDYHFALELQSSFLEPSAPTAPAAKAAASRSPALAKNKPKTPVGSSAKRPREGVTRTLDFFFKRLPP, encoded by the exons atGTCGCGGGGCCGGGAGCGCGTGGTGGCCCTGGTGGACATGGACTGCTTCTTCATGCAGGTGGAGCAGCGCCTCGACCCGCAGCTGCGCGGCCGGCCCTGCGCCGTGGTGCAGTACACCCGGTGGCAGGGCGGAGG GGTGATCGCGGTGAGCTACGAGGCGCGCGCCTTCGGCGTGTCCCGCGGGATGTGGGCGGCGGAGGCGCGGGCGCTGTGCCCGGAGCTGGCGCTGGCGCGGGTGCCCCAGGCGCGGGGCAAGGCCGACCTCACCCg GTACCGGGAGGCCAGCACGGAGGTGATGCAGGTGCTGTCGCGCTTCGCCGCCATCGAGCGGGCCAGCATCGACGAGGCGTACCTGGACCTGACGGGCAGCGTGCGGGAGCGGCTGCGGGCCCTGCGGGGGAGTCCCCTGGAGGCcgccctgctgcccaccaccTTCGTGCAGGGGCTGCCCGGCCAGCCCGAGCCCGGCCCCCCGTCCGGCGGGAAGG AGGAGCTGCGGCAACGTGGCGTTCAGGAGTGGCTGGCCTCTCTGTCTTTTGATAATCCTGACTGTCCTGACCTGCAGCTGACCATGGGTGCAGTCATTGTGGAAGAAATAAGGGTGGCTGTTGAGACAGCCACCGGGTTCAGGTGTTCAGCTGGGATTTCACACAACAAG acACTGGCAAAACTGGCCTGTGGGTTAAACAAGCCCAACCGGCAGACACTGGTATCTTCGCGATTTGTTCCGCAGCTCTTCAGCCAACTGCCTGTTAGCAGCAT TCGTAACCTGGGAGGCAAGCTTGGCACTGCCATCATGGACATCCTGGGAGTGGAGTACATTGGGCAGCTGACACAGTTCAGTGAGACAGAGCTCCAGACTCACTTTGGCGACAAAACCGG GTCCTGGCTTTATGACTTGTGCAGAGGAATTGAAGAGGAACCTGTCAAAAACCGGTACCTGCCCCAGTCCATTGGCTGCAGCAAGAACTTCCCTGGGAGGACAGCCCTAGCCACGCAGAAGGAG GTGCAACActggctcctgcagctggcCTTGGAGCTGGAATCCAGACTGAGCAAGGACAGGAGCCAG aACCACCGAGTGGCCAGGCAGCTGATGGTGGTCATCCACATGCAGGGAGACACCCGGGTGTCGCGCTTTTGCGCTCTGACCCGCTATGACGCTCAGAAGATGTGCAGTGATGCCTTCGCCCTCATCCAGAGCTGCAACATGGCTGGGGCACACCAGGCGGCCTG GTCTCCACCACTCGTATCAGTGCTTCTCTCAGCAAGCAAGTTCTCGGAGCCTGCCACCCTCTCTGCAGGCATTGCCACCTTCCTGACGAGCAATACCCAGCCTGATGGAACTGCCACCAACAGCCAAAACACCACATCTTCTAGGAGGCCCAGGGTCAAATTCTTCAGGAGCCCAAGCAAAGAACTTAGGCAGAAGCCAGCTAATGCTATTGATTCGTTCTTCCAAAAGGCATCAGAAAGGCAGCAGTCACagacagcagaagcagccagcctgcctgctgccacctctgcagAGTCACCTGgtcccagctccccagagcaCCAAGAGAGTGATGGCGTTGGACTTGCCTCTCTGCAGTGTGACCTGGAGTCTCCCGTGAAGCAGAGTCCCAGAGATAGGAGTCCTGATTCTCCTTACAAGAGCCTTCTCCGTGAGAAGTGTCTCTCTGATCCTACAGAAACACCCTTGACCCCACCTAGCTCTAGGACCCTTATGAAATTAGATCCAGCTATGGAGGGGAATGAGCAGAATTTGCCACCTTCTCCTGAGCTCGCCCCACTCCTGCCCACCTCACCAGGGAACCATCAGCCCTGCGAGAAGTGCGGCCAGCTCGTACTGGTGTGGGAGTTCCCAGAGCACATGGACTACCACTTTGCTCTGGAGCTGCAAAGCTCTTTCCTGGAGCCCAGTGCTCctacagctccagcagcaaaggctgcagcttcCAGGTCTCCTGCCTTGGCAAAGAACAAGCCCAAGACTCCAGTGGGATCTAGTGCAAAACGACCCAGAGAGGGTGTGACAAGAACTTTAGATTTTTTCTTCAAGCGCTTACCTCCTTAG